From one Acidimicrobiia bacterium genomic stretch:
- a CDS encoding nuclear transport factor 2 family protein translates to MSRLSSEWEDKLAIREVLERYMRYNDDGALDRIVALFDADGVYQVMGHIMRGHDEIRAFLSADGVFADGKPRWTDPGQLLMQPRSMHLSSNPIIDLEGSTATVESEFVVLRRGEDGRARIALVG, encoded by the coding sequence GTGTCGCGACTTTCATCGGAGTGGGAGGACAAGCTGGCGATCCGCGAGGTGCTCGAGCGTTACATGCGGTACAACGACGACGGCGCGCTCGATCGGATCGTCGCACTGTTCGACGCCGACGGTGTCTACCAGGTGATGGGGCACATCATGCGCGGCCACGACGAGATTCGCGCGTTCCTCTCGGCCGACGGCGTGTTCGCCGACGGGAAGCCGCGTTGGACGGATCCCGGCCAACTGCTCATGCAACCGCGCAGCATGCACCTGAGCTCGAACCCGATCATCGACCTCGAGGGCAGCACGGCAACCGTCGAGAGCGAGTTCGTCGTCCTGCGGCGCGGCGAAGACGGCCGCGCCCGGATCGCGCTCGTCGG